One part of the Mariniblastus fucicola genome encodes these proteins:
- a CDS encoding IS5 family transposase, which translates to MSIEYPSSLSDDQWRLLRRLIPPAKLRGRKRIDRRQIVDAILYWCRTGCQWRLLPDCFPNWNTVYGVYRAWRIDGTWQRIHDRLREKVRRKEGRKPTPTAAIIDSQSIRSAEGGELRGYDAAKRITGRKRHILVDTLGLVMVVVVHSADLQDYEGAHLVLENIRQKFRRLRVIFADSIYGRADLPEFLKQWYRVILQTVKRPVEAEGFVVLPKRWIVERTFAWLGKFRRLSKDYERLTQNSETVIRIAMIQFMLNRLEK; encoded by the coding sequence ATGAGTATTGAGTATCCCAGCAGTCTCAGTGATGATCAATGGCGATTGCTTCGTCGTCTGATTCCGCCAGCAAAACTTCGCGGCCGCAAACGAATCGATCGGCGTCAAATTGTCGATGCGATATTGTATTGGTGTCGAACGGGCTGCCAGTGGCGGTTGCTTCCGGACTGCTTTCCGAATTGGAACACGGTTTATGGAGTTTATCGAGCTTGGCGTATTGATGGGACATGGCAACGCATTCACGATCGTCTTCGCGAAAAGGTACGCCGCAAAGAAGGCAGGAAGCCAACGCCAACAGCAGCCATCATTGATTCGCAAAGCATTCGCAGTGCTGAAGGAGGAGAATTACGCGGGTATGACGCGGCGAAACGAATTACCGGACGAAAGCGTCACATCCTGGTGGATACGTTGGGGCTTGTGATGGTCGTTGTTGTCCACTCGGCCGATCTACAAGACTACGAAGGTGCACATCTTGTTCTTGAAAACATCAGACAGAAGTTTCGTCGGCTTCGAGTCATCTTCGCGGACTCGATTTACGGGCGGGCTGATTTGCCGGAGTTCCTGAAGCAATGGTATCGTGTCATCTTGCAAACCGTTAAGCGTCCGGTCGAAGCCGAAGGGTTCGTTGTCTTACCCAAGCGATGGATCGTTGAACGGACTTTCGCATGGCTTGGAAAATTCAGAAGGCTCTCAAAGGACTATGAAAGACTGACTCAAAACAGCGAAACTGTCATACGAATCGCAATGATTCAATTCATGCTAAACAGGCTGGAAAAATAA
- a CDS encoding DUF1573 domain-containing protein, which produces MFILTVCLTCVHSRLAIAQKPAGVATGEIKAQQPEIVSVEAELKFSDTSNTRTCRIELGQLQQGNNVLARITLINNSNKPVELGKNSSHCDCIELVTTATSVAANSKEQLLLHLKVPNACRTPRVNLPVIIRTANGLGNSIELDVNYDVAGLLAVPDDYQLLEIDKGLNSIAIPLIFSNPIQLKHLEIQPPSSLRGCFKIIFPACLA; this is translated from the coding sequence TTGTTCATTCTTACCGTCTGCCTTACATGTGTTCATTCACGTTTGGCAATTGCTCAAAAACCAGCGGGAGTAGCGACAGGTGAAATTAAGGCTCAACAACCAGAAATTGTATCTGTTGAAGCTGAATTGAAGTTTTCCGACACGTCAAACACACGAACTTGCCGAATCGAGTTGGGTCAGTTGCAGCAGGGAAACAACGTACTGGCACGGATTACATTAATCAACAATTCGAACAAGCCAGTAGAATTGGGCAAAAATTCATCTCATTGCGACTGCATTGAACTAGTAACAACAGCCACCAGCGTTGCCGCGAATTCAAAGGAACAGCTCTTACTGCACTTAAAGGTACCCAACGCATGTCGTACTCCTCGCGTTAACCTTCCGGTCATAATTAGGACTGCTAACGGACTTGGAAATTCCATCGAACTGGATGTAAATTATGATGTGGCTGGCTTGCTTGCAGTTCCAGATGATTACCAACTACTCGAAATCGACAAAGGCCTAAATTCGATCGCGATACCGTTGATTTTTTCCAACCCCATTCAATTGAAGCACCTCGAAATCCAACCTCCTTCTTCGCTTAGAGGGTGTTTTAAAATTATTTTTCCAGCCTGTTTAGCATGA
- a CDS encoding ISL3 family transposase — translation MQDTELYQQILGIGTPWEVSNVDLNMELGEIVVSVRHAQGTKFCCPQCDQKLSCYDHSPSRRWRHLDSCQFKTMLEASIPRVDCPEHGVKLVQVPWSSPNSRFTLMFEAFAIRLLKATQTIEGARTILRTGWEATWTILERAVERGQARKQSSPLPHIGIDEKSFKKGQNYITLIYDLDNSTVEAISEGHNKEAANECFSQLLPGQIETVEAIAMDMSSAFVNAAKSNIPLAETKIVHDRFYVMKLVNEAVDKVRKQENKRLRSEGDDTLTGTRYLFLKNYDNLKESSQQRLDALFSFKLETGKAWTYKEMLRDLWHHDTAKEAKEFFRWWYRKVIHTRLEPMKKVARTIKTRIDNVVSYCTFSGISNGVAEGINSKIQSIKRRVGGYRNRQNYKTAIFFYCGGLDLDP, via the coding sequence ATGCAAGACACCGAACTTTATCAACAGATCCTTGGCATTGGGACGCCTTGGGAAGTATCGAACGTTGATCTGAACATGGAACTTGGGGAGATCGTCGTTAGTGTGCGTCACGCACAAGGCACGAAGTTCTGCTGCCCTCAGTGCGATCAGAAATTGAGCTGCTATGACCATTCTCCATCGCGTCGCTGGCGTCACTTGGACAGCTGCCAATTCAAGACGATGCTGGAAGCTTCGATCCCCCGAGTGGATTGTCCCGAACACGGCGTGAAACTGGTTCAAGTTCCCTGGTCCAGTCCCAACAGTCGCTTCACGTTGATGTTCGAGGCCTTTGCGATCCGCTTGCTCAAGGCAACACAAACGATCGAAGGCGCTCGCACGATTCTGCGAACTGGCTGGGAAGCGACCTGGACGATTCTTGAGCGAGCCGTCGAGCGTGGGCAAGCTCGAAAGCAATCCAGTCCACTGCCTCACATTGGCATCGACGAGAAGTCTTTCAAGAAAGGGCAGAACTACATTACTCTGATTTACGACCTCGACAACAGCACGGTTGAAGCGATCTCCGAAGGCCACAACAAAGAGGCCGCCAACGAATGCTTTTCTCAACTTTTACCGGGTCAAATCGAAACCGTCGAAGCCATCGCGATGGACATGAGCTCTGCTTTTGTGAACGCTGCAAAGTCCAACATTCCCCTGGCAGAAACAAAGATTGTGCACGACCGTTTTTATGTGATGAAGCTGGTCAACGAAGCGGTAGACAAGGTTCGCAAGCAAGAGAACAAGCGTCTCCGCAGCGAAGGTGACGACACGCTAACAGGGACTCGTTACCTGTTTCTGAAGAACTATGACAACCTCAAGGAATCAAGCCAGCAGCGTCTTGATGCGTTGTTTTCTTTCAAACTCGAAACTGGCAAGGCATGGACTTACAAAGAGATGCTTCGCGATCTTTGGCATCACGACACCGCCAAGGAGGCGAAAGAGTTTTTCAGGTGGTGGTACCGCAAGGTGATTCACACTCGGCTGGAGCCAATGAAGAAGGTCGCACGCACGATCAAAACTCGCATCGACAACGTCGTCAGCTACTGCACCTTCAGTGGAATATCAAACGGAGTTGCCGAAGGAATCAACAGCAAGATTCAATCGATCAAGCGACGAGTTGGCGGCTACAGAAACAGGCAAAACTACAAAACAGCGATCTTCTTTTACTGCGGTGGACTCGACCTCGACCCATAG